From the Bos taurus isolate L1 Dominette 01449 registration number 42190680 breed Hereford unplaced genomic scaffold, ARS-UCD2.0 contig_15_unplaced, whole genome shotgun sequence genome, one window contains:
- the OR52AB4B gene encoding olfactory receptor family 52 subfamily AB member 4B, whose translation MSLMGSTNMSYLNPKTVILIGIPGLEHVQFWIGFPFFSVCLVALLGNIVLIIIIATERSLHQPMYILLAVLAATDLGLCVAIAPKMLAIFWFGSYSMAFDACLTQLFFIHALQGMESGILLAMAFDRYIAICDPLRHASILTPLFLVQMVLMVAIRTTVLVGILPILLKRLQIFQSVVIAHSYCEHMAVVKLAAEDAHINKLYGLFVAFAILGFDLIFVFISYILIFRAVSHLPQKEARLKAFNTCTSHIIIFLEFYILAFFSFFSHRFGHVSPYTHIFLSTIYLLVPLP comes from the coding sequence ATGAGCCTTATGGGATCTACTAACATGTCATATCTGAACCCGAAGACAGTGATCCTGATTGGGATCCCTGGACTGGAGCATGTACAGTTTTGGATTGGATTTCCCTTCTTTAGTGTGTGCCTGGTGGCTCTGCTGGGGAACATTGTTTTAATAATCATTATTGCAACAGAACGCAGTCTTCACCAACCCATGTACATCCTCTTGGCAGTGTTGGCAGCCACTGACCTAGGACTCTGTGTAGCCATTGCTCCCAAAATGTTAGCTATCTTCTGGTTTGGCTCCTATTCCATGGCTTTTGATGCTTGCCTCACCCAACTCTTCTTCATCCACGCTTTGCAGGGCATGGAATCTGGCATACTGTTAGCCATGGCCTTTGACCGCTATATTGCCATCTGTGATCCTTTGAGGCATGCATCCATCCTCACACCTCTCTTTCTAGTCCAGATGGTACTGATGGTGGCGATTCGGACAACAGTGCTTGTTGGGATTTTACCCATTCTACTAAAACGACTGCAAATTTTCCAATCGGTGGTTATTGCCCATTCCTACTGTGAGCACATGGCTGTGGTCAAGTTGGCTGCGGAAGATGcccacattaacaaattatatGGGCTTTTTGTGGCCTTTGCAATTCTGGGTTTTGACCTgatttttgtcttcatttcctACATTCTTATTTTTCGAGCTGTTTCTCATCTTCCTCAGAAAGAGGCACGACTCAAAGCATTCAATACCTGCACTTCCCATATTATCATCTTCCTAGAGTTTTATatccttgcttttttttccttcttcagccACCGTTTTGGACATGTATCACCCTATACTCATATATTCTTATCTACCATCTATCTGCTTGTTCCCCTGCCCTAA